CCGAATTTAACATAGAGAACGCCCTTTATTTTAGGCGTAAGAGAAATAGGCAATCAGCGCTGAAGTCTTTTTACGCTGCTTTTCGATTGCGCCCGAACATTGGTGTTTTACGCTCAATGTTGATTACGGCGCTAACAGGGTAATCCGATGAAAAATTTAAAAATTGCCGTTTTATCTTACCCTATGCTTTTCCAGCGTCAGGGCGGTTTGCAAATTCAAATATTGGAAACTATCTCGGCGCTTAATGAGTTGGGTGTTTGCGCGGAATTGATAAATCCTAATCAAGATAAGTTGTACGATTATGATCTCATACATGTGTTCTCTGCGATTAATGGGAACCATCGAATTGTTGAGGCGGCAAAAGATATTGATAAGCCGGTCGTTATTTCACCCCTTATACGACCTGATTGGAACCGTTTTACTGGGTATAGAGAGAGGTTTTTAGATAAAATTGTCGGAAAGTTGACTCGTTGGCATATTTACACGACGTTTCGTGAAATCGAATATTGCCTTACTGTCAGCGATGCTATTGTTGCATTAGGGGAAATTGAAAAAGCGTCTATTGAGAATGGCTTTCTAATTCATCGGGACAAAACTCGAGTGATTCCGAATGGTATCCCGCAACGGTTTTTCGATGCCTCCCCGGATTTATTTGTGAATAATTACCAAATTTCACCCGGTTTTGTGCTGTGTGTTGCGGCTATCAATGCACATAAAAATCAATTGACTTTAGCGCAAGCGTTGAAGGATAGCGGAAAGGAATTGGTCTTAATCGGTTCCTGCTTGGAGTCTTCGAAAGCATACTTAGCCGATATTTTGAGTTTGCCTCATGTGCATTATATCGGAGCGCTGGGTTATGATGATGCATTGTTAGCCTCGGCTTATGCTGCGGCGGGCGTGTTTTGTTTGCCCAGTATGAGTGAAGTGATGCCTCTGAGTGTTTTGGAGGCTTTGGCGAGTAATACGCCAGTCGTTATGACGCAAAATCATTGTATGAATATCGAGGGTTTAAGAGATGTCGTGACAGAAATAAATCCGCGTGACCCATTATCGATTCGTACGGAAATAGAGAACAAATTGCGCGATATCGGTAATCGGCAAGGATGTAAATCGCGCGTTGCATCGTTGACTTGGGGGAATGTAGCCACCGAGTTGGCGGCTATTTATCGACAGGTTCTTTCCAATAGCCTAGTTTAATGAGTTTGTTTTTCAACGCTGGTGGGGCCTTTTTATTAGCATATGCTTTTTTAGCATATTCCATTGCTTTTTCGTATTGTTGAAGTTCTACCAGCAGCAGACTATAAGAATATGCAATTTTGGCGTTGTCGGGAGCAATAGTTAATGCTTTTTGATAGTAATCGTCTGCTTTGTTTTTTTGGCCTGTTTCTTTTAGATAATAGGCATATAAAGAGACGGTTCCCGCATCTCTTGGGCTAAAGTGAATTGCGCGTTGGAGATAACATTCTACGGGGCTAATCAATGGCGCTTTTTTTAATAATAAATTTCTATTAAATTTGATTTGGTAACGAATTATGCTGAGCAAGGCTCTATGATGGTTGGGAACGGCTCGTAAGGTGTAATCGAGATCTTCCTCAAGTCGACCTTCCTGTCCTTTTATGTGGTTTTCTACCGGAGTGGTAAAGTGATGTTGTTCTACTACAGGAATTTTTTTTCTTTCGTCTGCATGGGTATAGTCCCAAGGTCCGTAGCCCTGAT
This sequence is a window from Methylomonas methanica MC09. Protein-coding genes within it:
- a CDS encoding glycosyltransferase family 4 protein produces the protein MKNLKIAVLSYPMLFQRQGGLQIQILETISALNELGVCAELINPNQDKLYDYDLIHVFSAINGNHRIVEAAKDIDKPVVISPLIRPDWNRFTGYRERFLDKIVGKLTRWHIYTTFREIEYCLTVSDAIVALGEIEKASIENGFLIHRDKTRVIPNGIPQRFFDASPDLFVNNYQISPGFVLCVAAINAHKNQLTLAQALKDSGKELVLIGSCLESSKAYLADILSLPHVHYIGALGYDDALLASAYAAAGVFCLPSMSEVMPLSVLEALASNTPVVMTQNHCMNIEGLRDVVTEINPRDPLSIRTEIENKLRDIGNRQGCKSRVASLTWGNVATELAAIYRQVLSNSLV
- a CDS encoding tetratricopeptide repeat protein gives rise to the protein MTFDNLPCQGNDQGYGPWDYTHADERKKIPVVEQHHFTTPVENHIKGQEGRLEEDLDYTLRAVPNHHRALLSIIRYQIKFNRNLLLKKAPLISPVECYLQRAIHFSPRDAGTVSLYAYYLKETGQKNKADDYYQKALTIAPDNAKIAYSYSLLLVELQQYEKAMEYAKKAYANKKAPPALKNKLIKLGYWKEPVDK